A stretch of the Lolium perenne isolate Kyuss_39 chromosome 3, Kyuss_2.0, whole genome shotgun sequence genome encodes the following:
- the LOC127345513 gene encoding beta-glucosidase 5 has product MASMAFFSLFLLLLCAHGGAPVLGFTRSDFPPDFVFGAATSAYQYEGAVAEDGRSPSIWDTFTHAGKMADKSTGDVAADGYHKYKDDVKLMSDTNLEAYRFSISWSRLIPNGRGAVNPRGVEYYNSLIDALVQHGIQVHIMLYQLDYPQILEDEYGGWLSHRIVEDFTAFADICFREFGDRVSYWTTIDEPNVGAIGSYDAGIIAPGHCSDPFGIIKCTIGDSTVEPYIAAHNMLLAHASATRLYREKYQAIQKGVVGLNIYSLWAYPLSNATLDLEATKRLVDFTFGWVLEPLISGDYPETMKKIVGSRLPTFTRTQSEAVIGSVDFIGINHYFSVYVNDRPLEKGVRDYAADLSVSYKTSKKDPPGGKFPPTSYPTDPNGLQLVLLYLKEACGDIPIYIQENGNASSNDTLDDTDRLEYMKSYIEGTLAALRNGANVKGYFTWAFLDVFEFLAGYQTRYGLYRVDFDDEALPRQARLSARWYSAFLKNKGIHVQSDLNNPGSAAEQ; this is encoded by the exons ATGGCCTCCATGGCATTCTTCTCCCTGTTCCTGCTGCTTCTCTGCGCCCATGGCGGAGCTCCTGTTCTTGGCTTCACGCGGAGCGACTTCCCGCCGGACTTCGTCTTCGGAGCCGCCACATCCGCCTACCAG TACGAGGGCGCTGTAGCTGAGGACGGCAGGAGCCCAAGCATCTGGGACACCTTCACTCATGCAG GGAAAATGGCGGACAAAAGCACAGGTGATGTCGCTGCCGACGGGTACCACAAGTACAAG GATGATGTGAAGCTCATGTCTGACACGAACCTAGAGGCTTATAGATTCTCCATCTCATGGTCAAGGCTTATTCCAA ATGGGAGGGGAGCTGTCAATCCAAGAGGGGTGGAGTACTACAACAGCCTTATAGATGCGCTAGTGCAACATG GGATTCAAGTCCATATTATGCTTTACCAGCTTGATTACCCTCAAATTCTGGAAGATGAGTATGGAGGATGGTTAAGCCATAGAATTGT GGAGGATTTCACAGCATTCGCAGATATTTGCTTCAGGGAGTTTGGAGACAGGGTTTCATACTGGACTACGATAGATGAACCTAATGTCGGTGCGATCGGATCTTACGACGCCGGCATAATCGCACCCGGGCATTGCTCCGATCCTTTTGGAATAATAAAATGTACAATTGGTGACTCAACTGTGGAACCATATATAGCAGCTCATAACATGCTACTGGCGCATGCATCGGCTACTCGACTTTATAGAGAAAAATATCAA GCCATTCAAAAGGGGGTTGTTGGCCTAAATATTTACTCTCTTTGGGCTTATCCTCTTAGCAACGCTACTTTGGATTTAGAAGCAACTAAAAGACTTGTAGACTTCACATTTGGCTG GGTACTAGAGCCCTTGATATCTGGAGATTATCCAGAAACAATGAAGAAGATTGTTGGTTCTCGTCTTCCAACGTTCACAAGAACTCAGTCTGAAGCTGTAATTGGTAGTGTTGATTTCATCGGAATAAATCACTACTTTTCTGTCTATGTGAATGATCGCCCTTTAGAAAAAGGTGTGCGCGACTATGCAGCTGACTTGTCAGTTAGTTACAAAA CATCTAAAAAAGACCCGCCAGGCGGTAAG TTTCCCCCAACGTCTTATCCCACTGACCCCAACGGATTGCAACTTGTGCTATTGTACCTGAAAGAAGCCTGCGGAGACATTCCCATTTATATCCAAGAGAATG GCAATGCATCTAGCAATGACACTCTGGACGACACCGACAGGCTCGAGTACATGAAGAGCTACATAGAGGGCACATTGGCTGCATTAAG GAATGGAGCAAATGTGAAAGGCTACTTCACCTGGGCATTCTTGGACGTCTTCGAGTTCCTGGCAGGGTACCAGACACGTTACGGCCTGTACCGTGTCGACTTTGACGACGAGGCACTACCACGCCAGGCTAGGCTCTCCGCTCGCTGGTACTCTGCCTTCTTGAAGAACAAGGGTATCCATGTTCAGAGTGACCTCAACAATCCAGGATCGGCTGCTGAACAATGA